GGAGGTGGAGGAGTGCTTGTTCCATTTGTAGGAATCAAAATAATTGATATTATTATTACGCCTCTAGTTAGGGTTCTTAATATAGGTTAAAGATAATTATCTATTCACAAATTAACAGTATGTATTTCAATAAAAAAGGAGACTTTTATATGAAAGTAATTAAAAAATCTATTCTCATAAGTATTACATTTATGATACTTTGTGGGCTTATATATCCTCTTTTAATGACTGGGATAAGTCAGTTGTTATTTAATAAACAGGCAAATGGGAGTATGATTGTAGCGGATGGAAAGGAAGTTGGCTCAGAGCTTATAGGACAAAATTTTACAGATTCAAGATTTTTTAGAGGAAGAGTCTCAGCTGTAAATTACAATACTTATACAGATGCAGATACAAAACCAGATGAAAGTGGAAAGTCAGCATATGTTGGAGTGGCTTCGGGATCTCAAAATTTAGCGCCCTCTAATGATTCACTTAAGGAAAGGGTTGAAAAAGATATTAATGATTTTTTAGCAGCTAATCCAAGTGTTAAGAAGGAAGATATTCCAACAGATTTACTTACAAGTTCAGGCTCAGGGCTTGACCCAGAGATAAGTCCCGAAGCAGCAATAATTCAAATACCAGGAGTTTCAAAAGCGTCTGGAATAAGTGAAACTGATCTTCATAAAATGGTGGATAAATA
The window above is part of the Clostridium saccharoperbutylacetonicum N1-4(HMT) genome. Proteins encoded here:
- a CDS encoding K(+)-transporting ATPase subunit C; translated protein: MKVIKKSILISITFMILCGLIYPLLMTGISQLLFNKQANGSMIVADGKEVGSELIGQNFTDSRFFRGRVSAVNYNTYTDADTKPDESGKSAYVGVASGSQNLAPSNDSLKERVEKDINDFLAANPSVKKEDIPTDLLTSSGSGLDPEISPEAAIIQIPGVSKASGISETDLHKMVDKYTVGRSLGVFGEPRVNVLKINVEIASLLNKK